In Cryptococcus gattii WM276 chromosome A, complete sequence, one genomic interval encodes:
- a CDS encoding hexose transport-related protein, putative (Similar to TIGR gene model, INSD accession AAW41948.1), which yields MSIIPPSSPGSDHSFPSSGDKPEKFQQVDHLEDVDVEDSRGQDIRYRNRNVSAKIQNPLFGLSKAKLYSMADQFCSDHGFEDKQDLFRRAALLSQRPNGAEDIPELTEEDKYCIRREKTNRWDQTRALYFLVIVCSIGSAIQGWDNTGANGANLSFPIEFGIADNTWLVLVGMVNSAPSITVGAVSAMLTDPINYYIGRRGTIFVTGLFCVFPVLCQAFTRNWWELFICRILLGVGMGMKITTIPIMTAETAPASIRGALVMSFQLWVAFGIFFGFCSNLMFYQIGRIAWRVQLAAAFVPAVPLLLLIWFVPESPRWLMKKMRYREAFASFCRLRKFEIQAARDMFYAHCQLEEEREAFKGTTYFSRFKDLFVQPRLRRANLASWVVMISQQLCGINIMSFYSSTIFSEAGYDTRQCLLASFGFGLVNTIFAFPAIWTIDTFGRRNLLLTTFPCMALMLFWAGSMFFLDESNSARVPVLALAIYLFTAFYSPGMGPVPFVYAAEAQPLTHREIGMSWAVQQNNMWAAVLGLTFPSMLVAMKPWGAFYFYAGTNLLAWVLIFFFTPETAQRTLEELDYVFAVPVPVFAKYQATKWLPWVINRYIFLRKGARLEPLYKLEGVATEGTVVERFH from the exons ATGTCTATCAtccctccctcctcccctGGGAGTGATCATTCTTTCCCCAGCTCAGGAGATAAACCTGAGAAGTTTCAACAAGTTGATCATCTTGAAGATGTCGACGTCGAGGATAGTCGGGGACAAGACATACGTTACAGAAATCGCAATGTCAGCGCCAA GATCCAAAACCCCCTATTCGGTCTTTCAAAGGCCAAACTTTACAGCATGGCGGATCAGTTTTGCTCCGACCATGGCTTCGAAGACAAGCAAGATCTTTTTAGGCGTGCAGCTCTTTTGTCCCAGCGACCTAATGGGGCTGAAGATATCCCAGAACTTACGGAAGAAGACAAGTATTGTATTAGGCGAGAAAAGACAA ACCGCTGGGATCAAACTCGAGCTCTCTACTTCCTTGTAATCGTCTGCAGTATCGGAAGTGCCATCCAAGGATGGGACAA CACGGGAGCCAATGGTGCAAACCTCTCTTTCCCGATAGAATTTGGGATTGCAGACAACACGTGGCTGG TCCTAGTCGGAATGGTTAACTCTGCCCCCTCTATCACCGTCGGTGCTGTATCTGCCATGCTCACTGACCCAATCAACTACTACATCGGCCGCCGCGGTACTATTTTTGTGACGGGTCTATTCTGTGTCTTCCCTGTACTCTGCCAAGCGTTCACTAGGAACTGGTGGGAGCTGTTCATCTGTCGAATACTCCTAGGTGTGGGCATGGGTATGAAGATTACCACCATCCCGATCATGACGGCAGAAAC TGCTCCGGCGTCCATCAGAGGTGCTTTGGTTATGTCTTTCCAACTTTGGGTTGCATTTGGTATATTTTTTGGTTTCTGCTCCAACCTGATGTTCTACCAAATCGGTCGTATTGCTTGGCGAGTCCAGTTAGCTGCCGCCTTTGTTCCCGCGGTgccccttctccttctta TCTGGTTTGTACCGGAGTCTCCCAGATggttgatgaagaagatgaggtACAGAGAAGCCTTTGCCTCTTTCTGCAGGCTTAGAAAGTTTGAGATCCAAGCGGCGCGAGACATG TTCTATGCCCATTGTCAacttgaagaagagcgtGAGGCCTTCAAAGGCACCACGTACTTTTCACGCTTCAAGGACTTGTTTGTTCAGCCTCGTTTGAGGAGGGCCAACTTGGCCAGTTGGGTTGTGATGATTTCCCAACAGCTTTGCGGAATCAACATCATGT CCTTCTACTCGTCCACCATCTTTTCAGAGGCTGGATATGATACTCGTCAATGTCTGCTCGCATCTTTCGGTTTCGGGTTGGTCAACACCATCTTCGCTTTCCCCGCTATCTGGACAATCGACACCTTTGGTCGGCGTaaccttcttctcaccaCCTTCCCTTGTATGGCTCTCATGCTTTTCTGGGCGGGATCCATGTTCTTCTTGGACGAATCCAACTCTGCTCGAGTACCCGTCCTTGCTTTAGCGATTTACCTTTTCACTGCTTTCTACTCCCCCGGTATGGGCCCAGTGCCATTTGTCTACGCCGCCGAGGCTCAGCCTCTCACACATCGAGAGATTGGTATGAGTTGGGCTGTGCAACAGAACAACATGTGGGCTGCCGTTCTTGGTCTTACATTCCCAAGTATGTTGGTGGCAATGAAACCCTGGGGGGCATTCTACTTCTATGCGGGCACAAACCTTCTAGCTTGGGTCTtaatcttcttcttcacacCCGAGACTGC CCAGCGAACCCTTGAAGAACTTGACTACGTCTTTGCTGTTCCTGTTCCTGTCTTTGCAAAGTACCAAGCGACAAAGTGGCTTCCTTGGGTCATTAACCGATACATATTCTTGCGCAAAGGAGCTCGCCTTGAACCGTTGTACAAGCTTGAAGGTGTCGCGACTGAGGGGACGGTAGTGGAAAGGTTCCACTAG
- a CDS encoding uncharacterized protein (Similar to TIGR gene model, INSD accession AAW41947.1): MEVHPPIYQAQSWQQQAQVYPQQQQHPDYSGVEAQNRLLENDMSASSVVPAPAPVPMHMHGWYSSHWANVASLVKKAGQLDRGHSPFKRLHQQKISAEQHLESLAPVTVSISQTPLQMRASFIKMNAVDTIFHKGFASRRYVGSDGQATVTVVKQESDLPHTSQSLPQQSNSYPCNSVSVYVQASIPVEVSGRYDSPEFTLSPRPSPQHSFFISDYINPSPSSKASKASMTGLRQSAETRTEWSSVQVKVEDSPYEQAPVPSLPAPMAQQSAEVPAQGVYYSTGGEMPTLNGLTGDGEGWTNGDGGAGDVGGSGSGGGGDGGMGQDGSGIGSGGSGNGDDGDNKGRGNGAGGKGKKLALACHFCRRRKLKCDGRKPLCETCAKRGEVCTWDEAVRRRGPGKATKERREKAAREAMAAGLTNANSIGARSSSSGAGPSSLSIPLGDPSQGLGASTGVDIPEGLDPHLGLEEGHHAHHQHHHPGQVNDAHDHAEHHNLDQQGEHHVHDTQGHEHDALQHQLDLDIDPTLIALSAVMPETLAELEKVRENHEHTQAQTHVHTHEHGHEHHTHGEQENGHEDLNGDEQQERDTRAALAHLQAHSEFPAHAPELVHDESENQGAPEEEEVEGFHGISDIPEAGILTDEISSAAVPEEGSTEVGFVAGQKRSAEVDVQGENEGVKRFKVEDGSEAMDVVGNAGSLEHVGGEEQEQ, from the exons ATGGAGGTACACCCTCCGATCTACCAAGCACAGTCCTGGCAGCAACAAGCTCAGGTATACCctcaacagcaacagcacCCCGACTACAGTGGAGTGGAAGCTCAAAACCGCCTATTAGAGAACGATATGAGCGCGTCGAGTGTTGTACCGGCGCCAGCACCTGTGCCGATGCATATGCATGGTTGGTACTCTAGTCACTGGGCGAACG TAGCTTCCCTAGTCAAAAAAGCCGGGCAGCTCGATCGCGGGCATTCTCCTTTCAAGCGGCTTCACCAGCAAAAGATTAGTGCTGAACAGCATTTGGAGTCTTTAGCTCCGGTGACAGTTTCAATTTCCCAGACGCCTCTCCAGATGAGAGCATCGTTTATCAAGATGAATGCTGTCGATACAATTTTCCATAAAGGGTTTGCCAGTAGACGTTACGTCGGATCTGACGGGCAGGCGACGGTTACGGTGGTGAAGCAGGAGTCGGACCTACCACACACTTCCCAGTCACTTCCCCAGCAATCGAATTCATACCCTTGCAACAGTGTGTCGGTCTATGTGCAGGCGTCTATTCCGGTTGAAGTCTCTGGCAGGTACGACAGTCCTGAATTCACCCTTTCACCTCGTCCATCTCCCCAACATAGTTTCTTCATTAGTGATTACATCAacccttctccttcctctaAAGCCTCTAAAGCATCCATGACAGGCCTGCGGCAATCAGCCGAAACTCGTACGGAATGGTCATCAGTCCAAGTCAAGGTTGAAGACTCTCCTTACGAACAGGCCCCTGTGCCATCCTTGCCCGCTCCCATGGCACAACAATCTGCCGAGGTGCCCGCTCAAGGCGTCTACTACTCCACAGGCGGTGAGATGCCTACTCTCAACGGCTTGACGGGAGATGGTGAAGGATGGACGAATGGTGATGGTGGTGCGGGTGATGTTGGTGGGAGCGGAAgtggcggtggtggtgatggtggAATGGGCCAAGATGGGAGTGGAATTGGGAGTGGGGGTAGCGGAAATGGGGATGATGGGGATAACAAGGGCAGAGGTAATGGTGCAGGAGGTAAAGGAAAGAAGCTCGCTCTGGCCTGTCATTTCTGCCGACGCCGAAAGCTCAA GTGTGATGGCCGAAAACCTCTCTGTGAAACATGCGCCAAACGCGGTGAAGTTTGCACTTGGGATGAAGCTGTTCGTCGGCGTGGACCAGGAAAAGCCACCAAAGAGCGCCGCGAGAAGGCTGCCCGAGAAGCCATGGCAGCAGGTTTAACCAACGCCAACTCTATCGGTGCTCGATCATCAAGCTCCGGTGCTGGACCTAGCTCACTCTCAATCCCCTTGGGCGATCCATCGCAAGGCTTAGGAGCTTCAACAGGTGTGGATATACCGGAAGGATTAGACCCCCATCTGGGACTGGAAGAGGGGCATCATGCGCACCATCAACACCATCATCCCGGCCAAGTAAATGATGCTCACGACCATGCTGAACATCATAATCTCGACCAACAAGGCGAGCATCACGTTCATGATACCCAGGGACACGAGCATGATGCTCTGCAACACCAACTTGACCTCGATATTGATCCGACTCTGATAGCCCTGAGTGCTGTCATGCCGGAAACTCTTGCTGAGCTCGAAAAAGTCCGGGAGAACCACGAACACACTCAGGCTCAAACCCACGTCCATACTCACGAACATGGACATGAACACCACACTCATGGAGAGCAAGAGAATGGGCATGAAGACCTGAACGGGGATGAACAGCAGGAACGCGATACCCGAGCAGCGCTCGCGCACCTTCAAGCACATAGCGAGTTTCCAGCGCACGCCCCCGAGCTCGTCCACGACGAATCTGAAAATCAGGGCGCACcggaggaagaagaggtcGAGGGGTTTCATGGTATCTCAGATATACCAGAAGCAGGTATCTTGACCGATGAGATCTCGTCAGCAGCTGTACCTGAAGAAGGGTCAACTGAAGTAGGGTTCGTGGCTGGTCAGAAGAGGAGCGCAGAAGTGGATGTGCAAGGAGAGAATGAAGGTGTCAAGAGATTCAAGGTGGAAGACGGAAGTGAAGCAATGGACGTTGTCGGCAACGCTGGGTCGTTGGAACACGTCGGAGGAGAGGAACAAGAGCAAtga
- a CDS encoding translation initiation factor, putative (Similar to TIGR gene model, INSD accession AAW41946.1), which yields MPPSPPEFEASDAYLALLARLARTEAQVSALSAQVATLSDLVRSAIPARTTSTLPAPSPPKRPVFAPFDSDPPLTAAPAAFSAQPNSYLSAPPKTPTGTSPTQQAAPSISALTQQITALSTSVAQLQRLQHTQTQQQSLTRQPSSSIAPSLHPQSSQQQQQQQLGSSSLGGDRHPGSLSLGVPRLPSGGIDGFLGNNGPLTMPNSQPGGVSGTNPSSMPFGRAPSPNPNRPGMNRSFSSSVVQADGRGAHGHNYNGSGSHGHAHLSPGHLSLGGHGHQHQLGHGHGLHGHGPSALSRDWPSPGGQQQVQSGQKDGSTTPGGAAAPGGGIVVSKWEHLNLKVDLLRSISKYGIGPPNKIQTRVLPFMIKGSDIIAQAPPTTERIISYVIPALHICQGLPPPSGPYAGPAVVIITTTVDQAMQCHKLVRGVGGPIGIRSSVAAGAAGSSNVQNEIAQMQRDQIHLLVGTPAKICEVMTARGGLGGGEVRLLILDEVDQLIARNLYENVLNVVKHLPPPRGFGGALTPGGPPPAFSPGLASPYDAGQHSPFNPASKTPFPNLNASHHPSRFGAPGQGAVGSSGAGAGAGAGAGAGAAGAGVGVGVGVGVGGGTGTGGESATSGGLSAAGGASTNGNGIERQTCLFSNTIPTDVINFSQSLQVRDPVRVLVRREGGANSQESVSSVTPGINLKHTYVYLTITGNAQQSGVAPVSVEVGPGTIGSGRIQHGQQGGKTSQQLSEEQTRAKDYKLDMLVKILDDYPLWQAIIHVGSFTMLEAVVYKLQTRNWETLYLTPEMPNAQKKAILQQWRISVSGSGPRFLVVFDVNVKPPEVPWSPLVINFDLPRSVEGYAQRAAAAVPPASATGSSGGGNGGGGGGGGGKKNRGEGRGEGRAEGGASHGQGQSGQVNGVIVSFVQAAGGDVEMLRSTECAYRFKSAEIPTVFHDLFHH from the exons TACCTCGCCCTCCTCGCCCGGCTCGCCCGTACGGAGGCGCAGGTCTCCGCCCTCTCTGCGCAGGTTGCCACACTTTCCGACCTCGTGCGCTCTGCCATCCCCGCCCGCACCACCAGCACCCTCCCCGCCCCCTCCCCGCCCAAGCGGCCCGTCTTCGCCCCCTTCGACTCGGATCCCCCACTTACCGCTGCCCCCGCGGCGTTCTCCGCCCAGCCCAACAGCTATCTCTCGGCCCCACCCAAGACACCCACCGGCACCTCCCCTACCCAGCAGGCCGCCCCCTCCATCTCCGCCCTCACCCAGCAGATCACCGCGCTCTCCACCTCGGTGGCCCAGCTTCAGCGTCTGCAGCACACGCAGACTCAGCAGCAGTCGCTGACTCGCCAACCGTCGTCCTCTATCGCCCCGTCCCTCCACCCACAGTCGTcgcagcagcagcagcagcagcagcttgGCTCCTCTAGCCTTGGTGGCGACAGACATCCGGGGTCTTTATCCCTCGGCGTACCCCGCCTACCGTCTGGCGGAATTGACGGTTTCCTCGGCAATAATGGTCCGCTGACAATGCCAAACTCCCAGCCCGGCGGAGTGAGCGGCACTaacccttcttccatgCCTTTCGGCCGCGCCCCGTCTCCCAATCCGAACCGGCCGGGGATGAACCGTTCTTTCTCCAGCTCTGTTGTCCAGGCGGATGGAAGGGGCGCGCACGGTCATAATTACAATGGCAGTGGCAGCCATGGACATGCGCATCTATCGCCCGGCCACCTGTCCTTGGGTGGACATGGGCACCAGCATCAGCTTGGACATGGTCATGGACTTCATGGCCATGGACCTAGTGCGCTGAGTAGGGATTGGCCAAGTCCCGGTGGTCAGCAGCAAGTCCAGTCCGGGCAAAAGGATGGGTCGACCACGCCCGGAGGGGCAGCGGCACCCGGTGGAGGGATCGTGGTGAGTAAATGGGAGCATCTGAACTTGAAAGTCGATCTGTTGAGATCAATCTCCAAGTACGG AATCGGTCCTCCCAACAAGATTCAAACAAGAGTTTTGCCGTTTATGATTAAAGGTTCCGACATTATCGCCCAAGCTCCTCCCACTACTGAACGAATCATCTCCTA TGTCATTCCCGCGCTGCATATTTGCCAGGGCCTGCCTCCTCCGTCTGGACCTTATGCCGGTCCAGCGGTGGTAATCATCACCACAACCGTTGATCAAGCTATGCAATGCCATAAAC TGGTGCGGGGTGTGGGTGGACCGATAGGTATCCGCTCATCCGTTGCAGCTGGTGCAGCGGGATCCAGCAACGTCCAAAATGAGATTGCGCAAATGCAGAGAGATCAAATTCATCTGCTTGTTGGTACACCCGCCAAGATCTGCGAGGTTATGACTGCGCGAGGTGGATTAGGTGGAGGGGAAGTAAGATTATTGATT CTTGATGAAGTCGACCAGCTCATTGCTCGAAATTTGTACGAAAACGTGTTGAACGTTGTCAAACACTTGCCTCCCCCGCGCGGCTTTGGCGGCGCGCTCACCCCTGGTGGACCGCCCCCCGCCTTCTCGCCGGGACTTGCAAGCCCGTACGACGCGGGCCAGCATTCGCCGTTCAACCCTGCGAGCAAGACGCCGTTCCCGAATCTTAATGCTTCTCATCACCCATCACGATTTGGTGCTCCTGGACAGGGTGCGGTCGGGTCTTCTGGTGCTGGTGCTGGTGCCGGTGCCGGTGCGGGCGCAGGTGCAGCTGGAGCTGGAGTTGGAGTTGGAGTTGGAGTTGGAGTTGGCGGTGGAACGGGAACAGGAGGGGAATCAGCGACGAGTGGAGGATTGTCTGCCGCAGGAGGCGCCAGCACCAACGGTAACGGCATCGAACGACAAACGTGTTTGTTCTCCAACACCATCCCTACGGACGTGATCAACTTttctcaatctcttcaAGTGCGTGATCCTGTCCGCGTGCTCGTTCGTCGCGAAGGGGGAGCCAACTCTCAAGAATCCGTTTCCTCTGTTACACCCGGTATCAACCTTAAACACACCTATGTCTATCTGACCATCACCGGTAACGCGCAGCAATCCGGTGTGGCACCCGTCTCTGTGGAAGTTGGTCCCGGCACAATCGGTTCCGGACGGATCCAGCACGGTCAACAAGGTGGTAAAACCTCTCAGCAACTGAGCGAGGAACAAACAAGAGCGAAAGATTATAAACTCGACATGCTCGTCAAGATCCTGGACGATTATCCTCTTTGGCAAGCCATCATCCACGTAGGCAGTTTCACCATGCTCGAAGCAGTCGTCTACAAACTCCAAACTCGCAATTGGGAAACGCTCTACCTCACCCCAGAGATGCCAAACGCGCAGAAAAAGGCGATTTTGCAACAATGGAGGATCTCAGTTTCGGGCAGTGGACCGAGGTTTTTGGTGGTGTTTGATGTGAATGTGAAACCGCCAGAGGTACCGTGGTCGCCGCTGGTGATCAACTTTGATTTGCCGAGGAGTGTAGAAGGTTATGCGCAGAGGGCGGCAGCCGCTGTACCCCCAGCTTCTGCTACGGGTAGTAGTGGTGGTGGTAacggaggaggaggcggaggagggGGGGGGAAGAAAAATAGAGGAGAAGGCCGTGGAGAGGGACGAGCTGAAGGAGGAGCAAGCCATGGACAGGGACAAAGTGGGCAGGTGAATGGAGTAATTGTCAGCTTTGTACAAGCTGCAGGCGGTGATGTAGAGATGCTCCGAAGTACCGAATGCGCTTATCGGTTCAAG TCTGCGGAGATTCCGACAGTGTTCCATGATCTTTTCCATCATTAG